From Bdellovibrio sp. KM01:
ACATTGATTTTTACTTTGGCGTCTCCGTGGTTGATCCAAATGACTTCCATTCGCGCGGTGATGGTCGGGTGCGGACTTCTTTGGATAATCTGCGGGGGAGTGGGGTTGTTACTAAAACCTCTTCCTGCTTCGTCATCCACAAGTTCCTAAATCCTGAATTTTGACAAAGAAAAGTGCCTCTGTGATTTGCATAAGTTGAGGTAAATCATAAGGTTGATGCAAGCGGCTAGAGTAGTATCATTTAAATTGATCTTGCTCCGTTGAGCCTTTAAGTTGAGCTCGAATGATTACAGAAGGATTCTTTAACTTGGTCGATCTTAAGAAGCGCTCGGACATTCATTATGCTCGAAAAATTTGGCATATGACGGCAGTCTTTGCCATGTTCTTGGCGTACGTCTATCTTCCTAAGGAAGTATCGGGCACGTTGTTGGTTGTCGCTTGGCTTTTGTTCGTTCCCTTTGATTTTTTGCGCCACCGCTACGCAGTCTTAAATGACTTCGCAGTTCACGCCTTCAAACCCATCATGCGCCAAAGCGAAGTTAAAAAGCTCGCTGGAACAACGTTTTTGTTGTCAGGTGTTCTGATTGTTTACGCTATTTTTCCGCGTCCAATCGTTGCTTTAACATTGTTGTTCTTGGCTTTCGCGGATCCTATCGCCAGCTATTTCGGAATTCTATACGGTAAAGACAAAATTTTCGGTCATAAATCCATCCAAGGTTTCATGGCTGCATTCTTTGTTTGTGCCGCACTGACTTTGTCTTTCTTGTTATATCACAACTATCTAACGGATCGCGTGATCGTGGTAAGCTTGCTTGCCGGTCTTGTGGGCGCATTTGCAGAGTTGATTCCAATCGGAAAATTGGATGACAACCTGACGTTGCCGTTGATGAGTGCCGTTGGACTGTCTATCCTCTTTTATTTCTTTGGATTTTTCGCTTAAGTCGGCTAAAACCGATACATGGCAAACGATCATACAGCAAATTCGCATTTAGATACTGAAGAAGCACGCGCTCAGCGCTTGCACATGTACATTTATATCCTTCCAAATTTGATGACCACTGGAAATCTGTTCTCAGGTTTCTTTGCAGTTATTCAATCCATCAAAGGCAACTTTGAATGGGCAGCATACGCAATCGTCGTCGCAGCTGTGTTCGACCAATTAGATGGTCGTTTAGCACGTTTGACTCGCTCAACAAGTAAGTTCGGAGCGGAATATGATTCACTTTG
This genomic window contains:
- a CDS encoding diacylglycerol/polyprenol kinase family protein; this encodes MITEGFFNLVDLKKRSDIHYARKIWHMTAVFAMFLAYVYLPKEVSGTLLVVAWLLFVPFDFLRHRYAVLNDFAVHAFKPIMRQSEVKKLAGTTFLLSGVLIVYAIFPRPIVALTLLFLAFADPIASYFGILYGKDKIFGHKSIQGFMAAFFVCAALTLSFLLYHNYLTDRVIVVSLLAGLVGAFAELIPIGKLDDNLTLPLMSAVGLSILFYFFGFFA